The Arthrobacter sp. FB24 nucleotide sequence ACCGCACAATTCTCCCTCTCCCACGCCTGCTACATCCTGACCTACCCGCTGGCCGGCTGGATCGGGGCGATGGCCGGTTTGGGCTGGGCTGCGCTTGCGCTGACAATTATTGCGATGATAGGCAGTGCAGGTGCATTCCTGTCCTGGCCACGGCACACCGCCGCGGCATCCCAGGAACCAGCCACAGAGGAGCAGACCGTTGAGCAGCCGGCCTAGCAGCGCGTTCAACCCCGTCCCCGGGGAACCCTCCCTGGCCCACCCCGTCACCCCGGGCCCGGAACTGCTCGAAACAGCCGCCGGGACACTGCGGATGCTCGCCGAACCCACCCGCCTGCACCTGCTCTGGCAGCTCTCCACCGGCCCGAAAACCGTCACCGAACTCGCCGACGCGTCCGGGGCGCCCCGGACCGTGGTCAGCCAGCACCTGGCAAAACTGCGGCTCAGCGGCCTCGTGGACACCCGCAAGGACGGCCGGCACGTCATCTATTCCCTCCACGACGGGCACCTGGTCCGGCTCATCCGCGAAACCATCAACCACGCCGACCACCTGATCACCGGCGAACCGGCCCACGACTGACCCCTCCCCATGCCGGCCAACCCCACCCCAGGTAACCCAGGAGCACGCCCATGAGCGCCAACGCGCCCCTGCGGTTTCTGCGCACCTGCGTGATCACCGCGTCGGTCCTCGGCCTCGCGGCGGGAGCCCACGCCGCCGCCGGCGGCCACCTGCCGCCGGCGGCAGTGATGACCCTGCTGACCGTCCTGGTCATGGCCCCGGTCATGGCCCTGTCCCGCTACCGGCTGTCCCTGCCCGCCATCGGCGGAATCCTCGCCGCGGGCCAGGGCCTCCTGCACCTGGCCTTCACCGGCCTTTCCGGCCCCGACGGACACTGCGCCCCTGCCGGTATCGCCGCACACACCCACCACCAGACGTTCGCCATCCCGGATTGTGCCCTCACCGGCGTCACCGCCGCGGCGGCCGCCGGAGACGACATGGCTGCCGGCGCCGGGGCGGCCATGACCGCGGCACACGCCCTCGCCACGGCGGTAACGGCGCTGATCCTGGCCCGCGGCGAGGCGGCCCTCTGGCAGCTGCGCGCCTGGCTCCGGCTCCTGGCCGGCATCCTGCACCCGGTCCCCATGCCGCCCACCCCGCGGATCCCTGCGCTGCGGACCGAAACCGCCCCGATACGCGCTGCCAGTACATCGCAGGCCCAGCCACGCGGCCCGCCGTTCCTGACGGTCCGGCCCCTCCAGACGTTCGGAATCCTGCGGCTGCCGGACCCCAACCGCCTTCACCCCATACCTTTTGCCTGCCGCCTCCCTGCGGTCCAGGCTGTCCCGAAAGGACACCCCCGTGATTTCTTCCTTCCGCCGCGCCCGCATCGCCGGTGCGCTCACCACGGCCCTGGCGTTCACCGCGTTCCTGGGCGCAGGCCCGGCCCAGGCCCACGATTCCGTGGCCTCCACCAGCCCAGCCGAGGGGCAGACGCTCACCACCAACCCCGGCAAAGTGACCATCACCCTGACCAAACCCCCGACCACCGGAATCGCCGGGGCCAACATCATCAAGGTCACCGCCCCCGACGGCCACATCGTCAGCACCGGGGACATCACCGTGGAAGGGGCCACCCTAAGCACCGCCGCCGACATCGACCACCCCGGCAAACACACCGTGGACTGGCGCGCAGTCTCCGCCGACGGACACCCCATCGAAGGAACCCTCAGCTTCACCTACGCCCCCGACGAAACCGGAACGACGGCCCCATCAGCCGCCGCCACCCCGGCAACAGGAACCCCGGAACCGGCTGGCCCCGGCGCAGCGGCGCAGGCCGCCGCACCCGCAGCCCAGACAGCCACAGCGGACATGACCGGATGGCTGATCGCGGCCGGCATCGTCATCATCTGCCTCGCCGGCGCACTGGTGTACGTCGCCACCACGAGGAAGAAGCCGGACACCGGAAAATAGCCCGACGGCCCGGCGCGGTGCCCCAAGCGGTGCCGCGCCCGGCCCGGCACTGCGTGAGTGCAGACGACTTCTGACACTCGGTGCAAACGACTTCTGAAATCGACAGGTTCCTCGGAATGCCGGGAAACATCAATGTCCCGCATGTAGTCCCAAAAGTCTTGCAACAAATCCCTGTTACGGAGACAACTTTCGGTACGGTTCTGACATGGATATCGGGTACGCAA carries:
- a CDS encoding ArsR/SmtB family transcription factor, which translates into the protein MSSRPSSAFNPVPGEPSLAHPVTPGPELLETAAGTLRMLAEPTRLHLLWQLSTGPKTVTELADASGAPRTVVSQHLAKLRLSGLVDTRKDGRHVIYSLHDGHLVRLIRETINHADHLITGEPAHD
- a CDS encoding copper resistance CopC family protein → MISSFRRARIAGALTTALAFTAFLGAGPAQAHDSVASTSPAEGQTLTTNPGKVTITLTKPPTTGIAGANIIKVTAPDGHIVSTGDITVEGATLSTAADIDHPGKHTVDWRAVSADGHPIEGTLSFTYAPDETGTTAPSAAATPATGTPEPAGPGAAAQAAAPAAQTATADMTGWLIAAGIVIICLAGALVYVATTRKKPDTGK